DNA sequence from the Acanthopagrus latus isolate v.2019 chromosome 15, fAcaLat1.1, whole genome shotgun sequence genome:
AGTCTTAGCGACTGACACATGGAGAATGCCAAAGGTCTTCCTTTTTGCTTTTGCAGGGGGCCCAGTGtggcatttctgtgtgtttatgcatttgATTAATGTCAGGTTCAAAGGAAGGAAGTGAGATGAGGGAGCAAACTAGATCCtgaatacataaaatatattcagttgTGAATAAAATATCAGTAATTTCAACCTGCGTTCTGTGGCGCAGCTTTTTAGTTGTAAATGAGCTTCTGACGGGAAAAACAGCGTGATTGACTCATTGGCTCCTTGAATATGAAGACACTGTAAATTAGCATTTGGCTGCTGCATTCACCCATGGGAGACTCTGCAGATTTGCCTGAGTCAGCATTTTCTTGTCACcatcaacaaaacattaaataattgCTCTTCTTGTCAGAAAGACCGACTCTATTACCCTccaattaaatttaaaaacatgtgatATCCTGGCCAGTTCTGTTCTAGTGGCCTGTGGAAGACTAACACCTGATTAAAATACTGTTTCATCAGGACTTATTTCACTAATCCTCCCTGAAATGTGTCTACGTCCTCTGCGTGTGTGATTCAGGGATGTTTCCTCCACAGCTCTGAGATCCCTCCCCCCTAAAGGTTTGAGGCAGGTGAGGTTCCTGAAAGCCAGCGCAGCCTTCGCCCTGAAGACCCTCCCTCCGCTGGAGAGCCTGGCCGagctgatggaggctgagcTCACGTACCCGAGCCACTGCTGCGCCTTCCACACGTGGCGCCGGAAACAAAGGTAACCGGGGACGGATGCCAGGGATGTAACAAATCCATTCGCATCTgcataaagaacaaaaaagctCCGTCCAATGAATACAGATCATCAGCGGTTTGGTAATTAGCAGCAGAGGTTATTGACAGTTTGTGCAGTCTAACCTTTTAActtcttttgttgatttaaagGGAAAGTGCCTTAAAGAACTCCACCAAGTTTTGTGACCTCAGCAGAACTGAAATGTAAGTTACTGCACTGCCCGCTTAGTGACATCACAGAAATGATTGTTGTGGGGAGGAGGGGTTGAAATTTGTAGCTCACATAAATGTCTTGACATCAAAATAATACAATGATCAATTAAACTAGAAAATAACTAACCAGAGTAATCGATAATGAAGAGACGTCACTTTCACCTCACGTTGCCTGATATTGACATCTATGTGTTTTTCAGAGAGCCCACAGCAGATGGCATGAACGATGACATCAACTTTCAGTACCCAGACCTGGAACTGGATTGTCTAAACAACCCCTTTGTCAAGTGCTTGCCAAAGCCGGACGCCTTTAACCCTTGCGAGGACCTGCTGGGCTTTCCCTTCCTGCGCTGTCTCACCTGGATCATCACAGTTTTCGCTGTGGCCGGTAACCTAGCTGTTCTGATCATCCTGCTGATCAGCCACAGCAAGTTTACCATCTCCAGATTCCTCATGTGCAACCTGGCTGTCGCCGACCTCTGCATGGGGCTCTACCTGATGCTCATCGCCTTCATGGACTACCACTCGCATCACGAGTACTACAACCACGCCACAGACTGGCAGACAGGGCCCGGGTGCGGCATTGCAGGGTTTTTGACGGTGTTCGCCAGTGAGCTCTCAGTGTATACGCTGACTGTGATCAGCCTCGAACGCTGGCACACCATCACCAACGCCATGCACGTTAACAAGAGGCTGCGGATGCACCATGTGGCAGCCATCATGGGGGCAGGCTGGGGCTTCTCTCTGCTGGTTGCTCTGCTCCCTCTTGTGGGGGTCAGCAGTTACAGCAGAGTGAGCATCTGTCTGCCCATGGACATCGACACCCTGGGCTCTCAGGTGTACGTGGTGGCCATGCTCGTCCTCAATGTAGTCGCCTTCCTGGTGGTCTGCTACTGCTACGTATGCATATATCTGAGCGTCCGCAACCCGGAGCACTCCACCCGTCACGGAGACACCAAGATCGCCAAGCGCATGGCTGTGCTCATTTTCACCGACTTTGTGTGCATGGCACCAATCTCCTTCTTTgccatctctgcagctctgcgtATGCCCCTCATAACTGTGTCTCACTCAAAGATCCTGCTCATCCTCTTCTATCCCATCAACTCCCTCTGCAACCCTTTCCTGTACACGCTGTTCACGCGGGCTTTCAGGAGGGACGTGTGCCTGCTGCTGGGTCGCTGCGGCTGCTGCCACGCCAGCGCCGACTTCTACAGGTCACAGACTCTGGCTTCACACCTCAACTCCACCCAGAAAACATCCACCAAAAAAACTCACTCTCTTGGATTCTACGCCTATCACATTAAGATGCAGGGATGCTTTCTAAATAAGGGAACCACATGACCTTCAACATGGAGAATTTCATTATGAACTTACAGGCAGAGTCTGCTGTTCTGCTAAAGATGTAGCATTTCTTCAAAACTGAGGTCAGGGCCTTAGATCAGAGTTGAACTAGGTTTGTTTACCAAGTGAGAATCACATCAGAGATCTAAAATTGAAGACAACAGGTGCTCCAGTCTCCTTTTTCTGGTTATGTACACAGGTAATGTGatagaaagcagcagatggaTGGCACGGCAACCACATTAAAACAGGCCAGTTTATCTACAAAGCTATTATAAACCATTGGGTGTGATTTGAGATCAAGatatgctgtaaaaaaaacagtgtctaCGGTGCTGTTATGAGAAGGGACATTTAGTTCTTTTAAAAGGTCGAGAAGTAtaagttatttattattctgtccTTATAAAGCCTTATATTTTGAGTTTCAATGCAGTGAAGTAAATGTGACCAAATGAAGTCTTTGTTTTAGCTCATCAGAGATGTGTTTTAGTGCCATCTATTGGTTAGTTGTGCTCAGGAGACGTTGAAGGTGGGAGACTTGAAAACTGCACACCTCCAGGAGCAGCCTGGGGCCTCTCGAGAAGAAACACTACTGCTGTTCAGAATGTCCTGGATTTTTTACAATAGAACATAAAAAAACTATGGTCAATACATatcatttttcaccatttccaCGTTTAGTAACAGCTGTCAACTGAGGGTGTGGAAAATAAGATTCCTATGTCAAACTTCCATTTCTATACTTTCATATAGAGACCATGCTTTATCGCTTCAGAAATATCCACTTATTTGCAAATCACAATATGTATAAGGTAAGGtaatataaacaaaacagcattataatggcCTGCAAACTTTTTTCTCTagatgtgagaaaatgtgtcacaacttaatgtcacatcatcacaatttcaacatttcctcTTGTTGTCAACATTAAAATTTGTGTGATCATTCACACTAATCATAAATCCTAACACAATCATAccatctgtcaaaataatgacaatgattgtttttttcataatatcATGCAACCCAATTTCATATCCTGGTTATAGTTTCTTACCCCTCAGATTCAATTTGTGGACGACAACCCACAGTTACATAGTAGTGTATGTGCCAACACTATTTTGGTTGCAatataagaaaataattaactA
Encoded proteins:
- the LOC119033339 gene encoding lutropin-choriogonadotropic hormone receptor-like isoform X1, which codes for MAPRAVWLLVALSGVLHVRSCCAFTCPTICRCSADSFHCSGATQLASRAGPRSVTRLRLTHLPLKEVPTHAFRELINITIIEISQSDRVTRIRRHAFLSLHSLAQISLQSINSLRVIEKGAFTDLPKLEYLSISNTGLIHFPDFTTIASLVPNIILEMADNMRIDIIPANCFQGITEEYVDMNLVRNSFTEITAHAFNGTKLNTLNLRENTYLSDIQEDAFEGATGPSFLDVSSTALRSLPPKGLRQVRFLKASAAFALKTLPPLESLAELMEAELTYPSHCCAFHTWRRKQRESALKNSTKFCDLSRTEIEPTADGMNDDINFQYPDLELDCLNNPFVKCLPKPDAFNPCEDLLGFPFLRCLTWIITVFAVAGNLAVLIILLISHSKFTISRFLMCNLAVADLCMGLYLMLIAFMDYHSHHEYYNHATDWQTGPGCGIAGFLTVFASELSVYTLTVISLERWHTITNAMHVNKRLRMHHVAAIMGAGWGFSLLVALLPLVGVSSYSRVSICLPMDIDTLGSQVYVVAMLVLNVVAFLVVCYCYVCIYLSVRNPEHSTRHGDTKIAKRMAVLIFTDFVCMAPISFFAISAALRMPLITVSHSKILLILFYPINSLCNPFLYTLFTRAFRRDVCLLLGRCGCCHASADFYRSQTLASHLNSTQKTSTKKTHSLGFYAYHIKMQGCFLNKGTT
- the LOC119033339 gene encoding lutropin-choriogonadotropic hormone receptor-like isoform X2 yields the protein MAPRAVWLLVALSGVLHVRSCCAFTCPTICRCSADSFHCSGATQLASRAGPRSVTRLRLTHLPLKEVPTHAFRELINITIIEISQSDRVTRIRRHAFLSLHSLAQISLQSINSLRVIEKGAFTDLPKLEYLSISNTGLIHFPDFTTIASLVPNIILEMADNMRIDIIPANCFQGITEEYVDMNLVRNSFTEITAHAFNGTKLNTLDVSSTALRSLPPKGLRQVRFLKASAAFALKTLPPLESLAELMEAELTYPSHCCAFHTWRRKQRESALKNSTKFCDLSRTEIEPTADGMNDDINFQYPDLELDCLNNPFVKCLPKPDAFNPCEDLLGFPFLRCLTWIITVFAVAGNLAVLIILLISHSKFTISRFLMCNLAVADLCMGLYLMLIAFMDYHSHHEYYNHATDWQTGPGCGIAGFLTVFASELSVYTLTVISLERWHTITNAMHVNKRLRMHHVAAIMGAGWGFSLLVALLPLVGVSSYSRVSICLPMDIDTLGSQVYVVAMLVLNVVAFLVVCYCYVCIYLSVRNPEHSTRHGDTKIAKRMAVLIFTDFVCMAPISFFAISAALRMPLITVSHSKILLILFYPINSLCNPFLYTLFTRAFRRDVCLLLGRCGCCHASADFYRSQTLASHLNSTQKTSTKKTHSLGFYAYHIKMQGCFLNKGTT